From the genome of Lentimonas sp. CC4, one region includes:
- a CDS encoding histidine kinase has protein sequence MRHLQIIVIYLFLSGLLLAVTDEKGTAPPLGELSLKQLETRLAEIDTELEELARVTLRAGTGAVGYRSKTHGDPSHTESIRIQLNQTTMIDQVVLVPTLYRNPDGGIRAESFPLEFQIHAGTAHESQIVASRSREDQLLPRIAPLAVSFPPVNASWIEIEATTLTTQIFTDHYLLQLSEVMVFSGMENVALTLNTRSSKSGSGHDRQRYLTDGFTPYLMNAAQGAKSQTQLLRVQNTTVAPSLTLDLKSKQTINQINLHTHDVSLSIPMRQFSNSGVPRHIRITGANHADFRDEKHILDHEQLSIYDTGPINMLKFPELTCRFIRITILDHREVVSLSGNTSGIGFSEIEVLSNGRNVALNAPITLSSNLKMAPELLPRLTDGLNYYGMILPTRDWMNQLSRRHDLEAERPLVAAELNLRHHHQQTHLQRLTWFAALLIVGIIITLLLLRVFHLRELSIIKERIAADLHDELGANFHSIGLLSQLVEKKAAPLSEDTSKLLQRIRDVTQSSGVSVRHISRLQDAKNSISMETEMRRAAERIVVDLQHEMNFEGQAWLEKLRPQERVDLFLFYKECLINICRHAGATKLYTDLKADAKKVTLSVIDNGAGVGVTDDTQIPAALARRAKLLGADFELDSPKSGGTRILLCYQPRSKWWRKLPALKNRN, from the coding sequence ATGCGGCACCTCCAAATCATAGTCATCTATCTTTTCTTAAGTGGCCTACTGCTCGCAGTGACTGATGAGAAGGGAACTGCCCCGCCGCTGGGCGAACTATCTCTCAAACAACTAGAGACGCGTCTGGCAGAAATTGATACTGAACTAGAAGAATTGGCTCGCGTCACACTACGGGCGGGCACGGGCGCAGTTGGATATCGCTCCAAAACACATGGTGACCCAAGCCACACAGAGTCGATTCGAATCCAATTGAATCAAACGACCATGATCGATCAGGTCGTGCTGGTGCCGACACTCTATCGTAACCCAGATGGAGGCATACGCGCAGAGAGCTTCCCGCTTGAATTCCAAATACACGCAGGCACAGCTCATGAGAGCCAGATCGTTGCCAGCCGATCGCGGGAAGATCAACTACTACCGCGAATCGCGCCACTGGCAGTCTCATTTCCTCCAGTCAACGCGTCCTGGATCGAAATTGAAGCCACAACCCTGACCACTCAGATCTTTACGGATCATTACTTGCTGCAACTCTCCGAGGTCATGGTTTTCAGCGGGATGGAAAATGTCGCCCTGACTCTGAATACCAGGTCAAGCAAGTCCGGATCAGGTCATGACCGACAACGCTACCTGACCGACGGTTTTACACCTTATCTCATGAATGCAGCGCAGGGAGCGAAAAGTCAGACGCAACTCCTGCGCGTCCAAAACACCACAGTTGCCCCCAGCCTCACGCTCGACCTAAAAAGCAAGCAGACCATCAATCAAATCAACCTACACACGCATGATGTCTCTCTATCAATTCCAATGAGGCAGTTCAGCAATTCAGGCGTCCCTCGCCACATACGCATCACCGGAGCCAACCACGCCGACTTTCGAGACGAAAAGCACATCTTAGATCACGAGCAACTATCAATCTACGATACTGGCCCGATCAACATGCTAAAGTTCCCTGAGCTCACATGCCGCTTCATTCGTATCACAATCCTAGATCATCGCGAAGTCGTCTCATTGAGCGGAAACACTTCTGGAATTGGCTTTTCAGAGATAGAGGTGCTCTCCAATGGCCGTAATGTCGCGCTCAATGCCCCGATCACACTCAGTTCGAACCTAAAGATGGCCCCCGAACTCCTTCCACGGCTCACGGATGGGCTCAACTACTACGGTATGATTCTCCCAACCCGAGACTGGATGAACCAGCTCTCGCGCCGTCATGACCTAGAAGCCGAACGCCCGCTAGTCGCCGCCGAGTTGAACCTACGTCACCACCATCAACAGACTCATTTACAACGCCTCACCTGGTTCGCGGCTCTGCTGATCGTGGGTATTATCATCACCCTACTCCTCTTACGCGTGTTTCACCTGCGTGAGCTGAGTATCATTAAAGAGCGTATCGCCGCCGACTTGCACGACGAGTTAGGTGCCAACTTCCACAGCATTGGTTTACTCAGCCAACTGGTTGAGAAAAAAGCCGCTCCGCTCTCAGAGGACACCTCAAAGTTACTACAGCGCATCCGTGACGTCACCCAATCCTCGGGAGTCTCGGTGCGCCATATTTCCCGCCTACAGGATGCTAAAAACAGTATTAGTATGGAAACCGAGATGCGGCGAGCCGCGGAGCGAATCGTCGTCGACTTACAACACGAGATGAACTTCGAAGGGCAAGCGTGGCTCGAGAAGCTTCGACCACAGGAACGGGTCGATCTCTTCCTCTTCTATAAAGAATGCTTGATTAACATTTGCCGCCACGCCGGAGCCACCAAACTATACACCGACCTCAAGGCGGATGCGAAGAAAGTGACGCTCTCCGTCATCGACAACGGGGCTGGAGTCGGGGTGACCGATGACACTCAGATCCCTGCAGCTCTCGCCCGCCGTGCCAAACTACTCGGAGCCGACTTCGAACTGGACTCACCGAAAAGCGGTGGAACCCGCATCCTGCTATGCTACCAACCACGCAGTAAATGGTGGCGTAAACTTCCAGCGCTGAAGAATAGAAACTAA
- a CDS encoding alpha-L-fucosidase — MKHLKITLPLLALALLPQANVNADSSNQPYDGSWESLQAMPVPDWFDDGKVGIFIHWGPYSVIGYRKGGRGYSEHVPKMIYADPKHYYPYVEQRWGATPPEFGYKDMIPEFKAENWNPDEWAELFAEVGAKYVVMTAEHHDGWANWDSDLTPWNAVDMGPKRDLVGDLGKSLKRQGLKYAPSYHRERHASFFAKKLYVVDAQPQDAIAEEIKRVPEAASLYGPFGINKEFVDDYVARWQEIQTKYQPDFLWIDDIPIWTRDGNRVLKGKAKPEVQYFYDQCRLMITDFMNDGAARGAAVYVNNKGGNRNWPDGVGCLEKDNLKLKVIGPKWQSCTTFGTSFGYLEGDTYKSIESVIHEMVEVISRNGNFLVNIGPKADGTIPEPQVERLHAMGDWLRINAAAIYGSRYWKQSEQKNEHLAFTTNGKKLYAIKLKEPKAAFTITGTAGWSAEQIQSVRLLGSGAKVEWTMTEQGLRITPPADLGQSQHAWSFEIVTDAEQHHPNVIVKDASAALKGTKAVDLDGNAKKQKKK, encoded by the coding sequence ATGAAACACCTCAAAATAACTCTTCCACTCTTAGCGTTAGCGCTCTTACCGCAAGCGAATGTAAACGCAGACAGCTCGAATCAACCGTATGACGGCTCATGGGAGTCGCTACAGGCAATGCCAGTCCCAGACTGGTTTGATGATGGCAAGGTCGGCATCTTCATTCACTGGGGGCCTTATAGTGTGATTGGTTACCGCAAGGGGGGGCGTGGCTATTCCGAGCACGTGCCAAAAATGATTTATGCGGATCCAAAGCATTACTATCCCTATGTCGAGCAGCGCTGGGGAGCCACACCTCCAGAGTTTGGCTACAAAGATATGATTCCTGAGTTTAAGGCGGAGAACTGGAACCCTGATGAGTGGGCGGAGCTTTTTGCCGAAGTCGGCGCGAAGTATGTCGTGATGACTGCGGAGCATCATGATGGATGGGCTAATTGGGACTCGGATCTGACGCCGTGGAATGCGGTGGACATGGGGCCAAAGCGCGACCTTGTCGGCGATCTCGGTAAGTCGCTCAAGCGGCAGGGGCTCAAATATGCGCCGTCCTATCACCGTGAGCGTCATGCCTCATTTTTTGCGAAGAAGCTCTATGTGGTCGATGCACAACCACAGGATGCAATTGCCGAGGAGATCAAGCGCGTGCCAGAAGCGGCTTCGCTCTACGGTCCATTCGGTATCAATAAGGAATTTGTGGATGACTACGTGGCGCGTTGGCAGGAGATCCAGACCAAGTATCAGCCTGACTTCTTATGGATCGACGACATTCCGATCTGGACGCGCGACGGCAACCGAGTGCTAAAGGGCAAGGCAAAGCCTGAAGTGCAGTATTTTTATGATCAATGTCGCCTGATGATCACTGACTTTATGAACGATGGCGCGGCGCGCGGCGCAGCGGTATATGTCAACAACAAGGGCGGTAATCGCAACTGGCCTGACGGTGTCGGCTGTCTTGAAAAAGATAATCTGAAGCTCAAGGTGATCGGCCCTAAGTGGCAGAGTTGCACCACTTTTGGCACGTCGTTTGGCTATTTAGAAGGCGATACCTATAAATCGATCGAAAGCGTCATCCATGAAATGGTGGAAGTGATCAGCCGTAATGGTAACTTCCTCGTGAACATCGGCCCCAAGGCGGACGGCACGATTCCCGAGCCACAAGTGGAGCGTTTGCACGCCATGGGAGATTGGCTCCGTATTAATGCCGCAGCCATCTACGGCAGTCGTTACTGGAAGCAAAGCGAGCAGAAAAACGAACACCTCGCATTCACAACAAACGGTAAGAAGCTCTATGCGATCAAGCTGAAAGAACCGAAGGCCGCCTTCACCATCACCGGCACGGCAGGCTGGAGCGCGGAGCAGATTCAGAGCGTTCGCTTGTTAGGCTCGGGTGCTAAAGTTGAATGGACGATGACTGAGCAAGGCTTACGCATTACGCCGCCCGCAGACTTGGGGCAGAGTCAGCACGCCTGGTCCTTTGAGATTGTGACTGATGCCGAACAACATCATCCCAATGTGATTGTCAAAGATGCCTCGGCTGCCTTGAAGGGCACGAAGGCCGTGGATCTCGATGGTAACGCCAAGAAACAGAAGAAAAAATAA
- a CDS encoding arylsulfatase: protein MSHFKRTIATSLLCIYAASVQAAQPPNIILIMPDDAGYGDYACLGNPYIQTPQIDAFKDEALLLTQFHVSPKCGPTRAALMSGAHEFRSGVTHTILERERMNLNKVTMADMLKSAGYTTGIFGKWHLGDEEAYRPENRGFDEVYIHGAGGIGQTFSGSCGDAPGNSNINPALWHNGKWVKTEGYCTDLFFGQAEQWIQSAVAEKKPFFAFIAPNAPHGPHVLPKEYYEHYLKIPEAKSVAKFYGMIENIDTNFGQLLVLLDELGIADNTLLIYLGSDNGGHRPATKIFNAGMKGEKMSPYQGGHRVPAFIRWPTGQVPAGGESDKLTAHIDLYQTFAEVSGAELSDAVKQQLEGRSMLPLLKNPESDWPERTLIQHVGSWATGASEKFKHRECSIQNSRFALVNYDELYDLVADPGQQNNVIDQYPEVVAEFRATYDQWWQSVQPDFVNEDVIGPKMNPLKVAYWEQFGGGPSAAMLKKMDPMKRGHQSIVDRALAKEEKLRKKN from the coding sequence ATGAGTCACTTCAAACGAACCATCGCGACTTCGCTGTTATGTATCTATGCGGCCTCTGTGCAGGCCGCTCAACCGCCCAACATCATCCTCATCATGCCGGATGATGCGGGGTATGGTGATTATGCCTGTCTGGGCAATCCCTACATTCAAACGCCGCAGATCGATGCTTTCAAAGATGAGGCGTTGCTGCTCACGCAGTTTCACGTCAGCCCCAAATGCGGTCCGACCCGTGCCGCTCTGATGAGTGGAGCGCATGAGTTTCGCAGTGGGGTGACACATACCATCCTCGAGCGCGAACGGATGAACCTGAATAAGGTGACGATGGCGGATATGCTTAAGTCCGCTGGATACACGACCGGGATTTTTGGAAAGTGGCACCTCGGCGACGAAGAGGCCTACCGTCCAGAGAACCGTGGATTTGACGAAGTGTATATTCACGGCGCGGGCGGCATTGGGCAGACTTTTTCAGGTTCCTGCGGCGATGCCCCGGGTAATTCAAACATCAATCCGGCGCTTTGGCACAACGGCAAATGGGTGAAGACTGAGGGCTACTGCACCGATCTCTTTTTCGGTCAGGCGGAGCAGTGGATCCAGTCCGCAGTCGCGGAAAAGAAACCGTTTTTTGCCTTCATCGCTCCGAACGCGCCTCATGGTCCGCATGTGCTGCCTAAGGAGTATTATGAGCATTATCTTAAGATCCCAGAGGCGAAGAGCGTCGCCAAATTCTATGGTATGATCGAGAACATCGATACCAACTTCGGCCAGCTACTAGTCCTGTTGGACGAGCTCGGCATCGCCGATAACACGCTGCTCATCTACCTCGGTAGCGATAACGGTGGGCATCGACCCGCCACTAAGATCTTCAATGCCGGCATGAAGGGCGAAAAAATGTCTCCTTATCAGGGCGGGCATCGCGTGCCTGCATTTATCCGTTGGCCGACTGGGCAAGTGCCAGCAGGGGGGGAGTCGGATAAGCTGACCGCACATATTGACCTTTATCAGACCTTCGCTGAAGTTTCCGGTGCCGAGCTATCGGACGCGGTCAAACAGCAACTCGAAGGCCGCAGTATGCTGCCTCTGCTGAAGAACCCTGAGTCAGATTGGCCGGAACGAACCTTGATTCAACATGTAGGCAGCTGGGCGACGGGTGCCTCGGAAAAATTCAAACACCGAGAGTGCTCTATCCAAAACAGTCGTTTTGCACTGGTGAACTATGATGAACTCTACGACCTCGTCGCGGATCCAGGACAGCAGAATAACGTGATCGATCAATACCCAGAAGTGGTGGCGGAGTTCCGCGCCACGTATGATCAGTGGTGGCAGAGTGTGCAGCCCGATTTTGTGAATGAAGATGTGATCGGCCCGAAAATGAATCCGTTGAAAGTCGCTTACTGGGAACAGTTCGGCGGGGGGCCGAGTGCAGCCATGCTCAAGAAGATGGATCCCATGAAACGTGGTCACCAATCCATCGTCGACCGCGCGCTGGCGAAGGAAGAAAAATTAAGGAAGAAAAATTAA
- a CDS encoding sulfatase-like hydrolase/transferase, producing MMKQLFRISLVLLSGLSASGDAFAADKPSVVSESKPNILFIFADDQMWNSLGCLEESSVITPNLDRLRAQGALFTHAYNQGSFTPAVCVASRTMLNTGASVWNAAAISPKGNNAKDPNAPKDMPKFSVPTGKPKGYWAQWMKEAGYETYMSGKWHVPGVRAKQLFDHVVHERGGMPGGAKKNYSRKFIPGEPDGWSYDTSEGGFWRGGKHWSEVLGEDGEAFLQQAATSDKPFFMYLAFNAPHDPRQAPKEFLDMYDVNEMDVPVNFLPEYPYNEAAGAGRGLRDERTAPFPRTEHAIQVTRQEYYALITHMDLQIGRILDALEATGKADNTYIFFTADHGLAVGDHGFLGKQNMYDSSMRVPFLMAGPSVPADSTVDAPIYLQDAMATSLDIAGFEKPAQVEFNSLLPLATGQTDKGAYDVIYGAYFGCQRMYRNDRYKMIIYPTINIVRLYDMIEDPLETNDLAEGRTRPVELLNTLFTQFQTLQAEMNDPVDVSEAFNRFMNNE from the coding sequence ATGATGAAGCAGTTATTTAGAATTTCGTTGGTTCTGTTGAGTGGACTCAGTGCCAGTGGCGATGCATTCGCTGCTGATAAACCGTCTGTGGTGAGTGAGTCGAAGCCGAACATTCTCTTCATCTTCGCGGATGACCAGATGTGGAACAGCCTAGGCTGCTTAGAGGAGAGCTCGGTGATCACGCCGAACCTAGATCGCCTCCGCGCGCAGGGGGCGTTGTTTACCCACGCCTATAATCAGGGTTCTTTTACACCGGCTGTTTGTGTGGCCAGTCGCACGATGCTGAATACGGGGGCCTCTGTTTGGAATGCGGCAGCGATCTCTCCTAAGGGGAATAATGCGAAAGATCCCAATGCTCCCAAGGATATGCCGAAATTTTCAGTCCCAACAGGGAAGCCTAAAGGCTATTGGGCTCAATGGATGAAAGAGGCTGGCTATGAAACCTATATGTCCGGCAAATGGCATGTTCCAGGCGTGAGGGCTAAGCAACTCTTTGATCATGTGGTGCATGAGCGTGGCGGCATGCCAGGTGGAGCGAAGAAAAATTACTCGAGGAAATTCATTCCCGGCGAGCCGGATGGCTGGTCGTATGATACATCCGAGGGCGGATTTTGGAGGGGCGGCAAGCACTGGAGCGAAGTGCTTGGAGAGGATGGGGAGGCCTTTCTCCAACAGGCAGCTACAAGCGACAAGCCGTTCTTCATGTATCTGGCCTTCAATGCCCCGCACGATCCGCGTCAGGCACCGAAGGAGTTTCTAGACATGTATGATGTCAATGAGATGGACGTGCCGGTCAATTTCCTGCCCGAGTATCCTTATAACGAAGCTGCTGGAGCCGGGCGTGGACTACGCGATGAACGCACTGCGCCGTTCCCACGCACCGAGCATGCGATTCAAGTGACGCGCCAAGAGTATTACGCGCTGATCACCCACATGGATTTGCAGATTGGCCGTATTCTCGATGCGCTCGAAGCGACGGGTAAAGCGGACAATACCTACATTTTCTTCACCGCTGACCATGGGTTGGCAGTCGGGGACCACGGTTTCCTTGGCAAGCAGAACATGTATGACAGCAGTATGCGCGTGCCGTTTTTGATGGCCGGCCCGAGCGTGCCCGCGGATAGCACAGTCGATGCGCCGATCTATTTGCAAGACGCGATGGCCACTTCGCTGGATATTGCTGGTTTTGAGAAACCCGCTCAGGTGGAGTTCAATAGTCTGCTGCCACTGGCCACTGGTCAAACTGACAAAGGTGCTTATGATGTCATCTATGGTGCCTATTTCGGTTGTCAGCGAATGTATCGAAATGATCGCTACAAGATGATCATTTACCCGACAATCAATATCGTTCGCCTCTACGATATGATCGAAGATCCGCTTGAAACCAACGACCTCGCGGAAGGGCGCACGCGTCCCGTGGAATTGCTCAATACACTGTTTACACAATTCCAAACACTGCAGGCGGAGATGAATGATCCTGTCGATGTGAGCGAGGCCTTTAACCGGTTCATGAACAACGAATGA
- a CDS encoding alpha-L-fucosidase, with product MKNNLLKIAAFAGVLSAPLFAQVVPAPSADPSTGRAAWLDEAKYGMFIHWGVYSTLANGEWVMARSKIPVAEYKEMAAKFNPTKFDADAWVAVAKNAGMKYITITSKHHDGFAMFDSDVSDYNIVDYTPFKRDVLQELKEACDEAGIKLGFYYSQTQDWEFPGGAGRKWDLPAQRGDFRKYIDEKGMPQLREIMQYEPTHIWFDTPHSMNAELGREFEAVVREIDPDTIINSRLMYHGNQVEGLKPEQLTELTDIGVDFLSYRDRTIPPHSPWEYWETCMTLNGAWGYRASDHNWKSPKAVVMQLVEVVSKGGAFLLNVGPTAEGEIPAPAIESLEAAGDWLKVNGEAIYGARETIFEGQGEFKNITAAEQKALDAEALATGAGKAKKGHKQKDYAWLATGRDGKLYLHFFQWPTEPMVLHGFDADKVTGAYFLADPAKAPVSIRQDGGTVLIDLPDQPIDVLNTVLCLTLE from the coding sequence ATGAAAAATAATCTATTAAAAATCGCAGCATTCGCAGGCGTGCTGTCTGCCCCCTTGTTCGCTCAAGTTGTTCCAGCACCGAGTGCAGACCCCAGCACGGGCCGCGCGGCTTGGCTCGACGAAGCGAAGTATGGCATGTTCATCCACTGGGGGGTCTATTCAACTTTGGCCAATGGCGAGTGGGTGATGGCACGAAGCAAAATACCTGTTGCGGAATACAAGGAGATGGCTGCGAAGTTTAATCCGACCAAATTCGATGCGGATGCGTGGGTGGCGGTCGCTAAAAACGCTGGTATGAAATACATCACCATCACTAGTAAGCACCACGATGGCTTTGCGATGTTTGATTCGGACGTGAGTGATTACAACATCGTCGACTACACGCCGTTCAAGCGTGATGTTTTACAGGAACTCAAAGAGGCCTGCGACGAGGCCGGCATAAAACTCGGGTTTTATTATTCGCAGACGCAGGATTGGGAATTTCCAGGTGGTGCGGGACGTAAGTGGGATCTACCAGCTCAGCGTGGGGATTTTAGAAAATATATCGACGAGAAAGGCATGCCTCAATTGCGCGAGATCATGCAGTATGAACCCACTCATATTTGGTTTGATACACCCCACTCGATGAATGCCGAACTGGGACGTGAGTTTGAAGCGGTCGTGCGCGAGATCGATCCCGATACTATTATTAACAGTCGTTTAATGTATCACGGCAATCAGGTCGAAGGCCTCAAGCCAGAGCAGCTCACTGAGCTTACGGATATTGGGGTCGACTTTCTTTCCTACCGCGATCGCACGATTCCGCCACACAGCCCTTGGGAATACTGGGAAACCTGTATGACCTTGAACGGTGCGTGGGGTTACCGAGCGTCAGACCATAACTGGAAATCGCCTAAAGCGGTCGTCATGCAACTCGTTGAAGTCGTGAGCAAGGGTGGGGCGTTCTTATTGAATGTCGGCCCAACTGCAGAAGGCGAAATTCCTGCGCCTGCCATCGAGAGCTTGGAAGCTGCTGGGGATTGGTTGAAGGTCAATGGCGAAGCCATCTATGGAGCTCGCGAAACGATCTTTGAAGGACAGGGGGAATTTAAAAATATCACAGCTGCCGAGCAAAAAGCGCTTGATGCCGAAGCATTGGCGACGGGTGCGGGCAAAGCGAAGAAAGGTCACAAGCAAAAGGATTACGCGTGGCTCGCTACAGGCCGTGATGGGAAGCTTTACCTGCACTTCTTCCAGTGGCCGACCGAGCCAATGGTGCTGCATGGTTTTGATGCAGACAAGGTGACGGGTGCTTACTTTCTAGCAGATCCAGCGAAGGCGCCTGTCAGTATTAGGCAAGACGGCGGGACGGTTTTGATCGACTTGCCGGATCAGCCAATTGATGTGCTTAATACTGTTCTCTGTTTAACGCTAGAGTGA
- a CDS encoding response regulator transcription factor, giving the protein MKNPINIILVEDNAAYRSGIASALARRTDMRLTREFGAAEFAIRSLQNVESQSPPDIILLDLNLPGMSGLDSVPEFIQHAPKAKIIILTQSNKEADVLRAIRSGASGYLLKSTTIEQLINGIQSVHDGGATLDPSLAKFILEKLSQALPKIAIETGLSKREYEILKLIADGLAQKQIAAELKISIHTVTEYIHNIYEKLDVPNAPAAVAKAYKTGLLGGDE; this is encoded by the coding sequence ATGAAAAATCCAATCAACATCATCCTAGTAGAAGACAACGCCGCCTACCGAAGTGGTATTGCCTCTGCTTTGGCGCGAAGAACCGACATGAGGCTTACTCGTGAATTCGGTGCAGCCGAATTCGCAATTCGTAGTCTGCAGAACGTAGAAAGCCAGAGCCCTCCTGACATCATTTTACTCGACCTCAACCTCCCTGGCATGTCCGGCCTCGATTCGGTTCCTGAGTTTATACAACACGCGCCTAAAGCAAAAATCATCATCCTCACCCAATCGAATAAAGAAGCAGATGTCTTGCGCGCCATTCGATCGGGCGCATCGGGTTACCTGCTAAAATCCACCACCATCGAACAACTCATTAACGGCATTCAAAGCGTGCATGATGGTGGAGCCACGCTGGATCCTAGTCTAGCTAAGTTCATTTTAGAAAAATTGAGCCAAGCACTTCCCAAAATTGCAATTGAGACCGGCCTCTCTAAACGAGAATATGAAATCTTGAAACTGATCGCAGACGGACTCGCCCAAAAACAGATCGCAGCCGAACTGAAAATCAGCATCCACACCGTCACCGAATACATTCATAATATCTACGAAAAGCTCGACGTCCCCAACGCACCTGCTGCTGTCGCTAAAGCTTATAAGACTGGGCTACTTGGTGGAGATGAATAG
- a CDS encoding ATP-binding protein: MKRLQTIAISLLLAGILTATANTGEPGIRLDELSLTELEQRLIDIDAELEQLSSYTLRSGAGAVGYRSGSHEEPSAAEWIRIELGEAITVDQIVLVPTLYRDPDTGLRSEGFPSAFRIIAGTSDTSNVVATFSAEDELLPRIAPLAVSFKPITASWIRIEATALTRYISSRKYLLQLSEILVFSGMENVALHKPVITPKPTKAPNGPRHERNLTDGATPFLMDAPQGPFSQTSLIKVNGLESTPNLLIDLKKPQLVNQLNLHAANLALSIPITRLDSWGVPRHVRATGGTRSDFSDQASLFEYQQQSIFDFGPIIMQRFPEKLCRYIRIEIVDHHPVVSWQDNRAEIAFAEIEVLSNGTNSALGSTVSISPGLVASNSALYRLTDGLNYYGQILPMREWMNQLARRHDLEKMRPLVAAELTLRYDLQKTNLRRMQWLAALLAAGTIIIILIERGRRQRAISQTRERIAANLHDELGANLHAIGLFGDLAKQEVNETDQSGRWDQLVHYVEEIRTLTTHAGKTAKYCTNMLEAKGLHTNLVVEIKRTAELLSNDLDHELSFENEELLQSLPARKRIDLALFYKECITNIIRHANATHAKTTVVASKKETCLSVSDNGQGVETSPASLKRRARLLKAKLTVEPPADGGTTITLRLRHRSRSL; the protein is encoded by the coding sequence ATGAAGCGACTTCAAACTATAGCTATTTCCCTTCTACTGGCAGGCATACTCACTGCTACGGCGAATACAGGAGAACCGGGAATCCGGCTGGACGAATTATCTCTGACAGAATTGGAGCAAAGGCTGATCGACATTGACGCCGAACTCGAACAACTTTCCAGCTACACCTTACGAAGTGGCGCGGGTGCGGTGGGATACCGCTCAGGATCACACGAAGAGCCCAGTGCAGCGGAATGGATTCGCATCGAGCTGGGAGAGGCGATCACCGTCGATCAAATCGTCCTGGTGCCGACACTGTATCGCGATCCGGATACCGGCCTCCGCTCGGAAGGTTTCCCCTCCGCATTTCGTATTATTGCCGGAACCAGTGATACAAGCAATGTCGTGGCGACTTTCTCCGCTGAAGACGAATTGCTGCCACGTATTGCCCCATTGGCTGTATCTTTTAAACCCATCACAGCCTCATGGATTCGCATCGAAGCCACCGCTTTGACACGCTACATAAGCAGCAGGAAATATTTACTCCAACTCTCTGAGATCCTCGTTTTCAGCGGGATGGAAAATGTGGCACTGCACAAACCCGTCATCACGCCAAAGCCCACAAAAGCTCCCAACGGACCTCGGCACGAGCGAAATCTGACGGATGGAGCTACCCCTTTTTTAATGGATGCTCCCCAAGGACCCTTTAGCCAAACATCGCTAATTAAAGTCAATGGCTTAGAGTCGACTCCCAACTTGTTGATCGATCTAAAAAAACCGCAGCTGGTAAATCAACTCAACCTACACGCAGCAAACTTGGCCCTCTCCATACCGATCACGCGGTTAGACAGTTGGGGCGTGCCACGCCATGTTCGCGCTACAGGGGGCACCCGCTCCGACTTCTCAGACCAAGCGTCCCTGTTCGAATATCAACAGCAATCGATTTTCGATTTCGGCCCCATCATCATGCAGCGTTTCCCCGAAAAACTATGCCGCTATATTCGGATCGAGATTGTGGATCATCACCCCGTCGTCTCATGGCAAGATAATCGGGCTGAAATTGCCTTTGCGGAAATCGAAGTCTTGTCCAACGGAACAAATAGTGCACTAGGCTCGACCGTCAGCATCAGCCCCGGCTTAGTTGCTTCAAACAGCGCCCTTTACCGCTTAACGGATGGACTGAACTACTACGGACAAATCCTACCCATGCGTGAATGGATGAATCAACTAGCCCGGCGGCATGATCTTGAAAAGATGCGTCCGTTAGTAGCCGCAGAGCTGACACTCCGTTATGATCTCCAAAAGACCAACCTGCGACGCATGCAATGGCTCGCCGCCCTACTCGCTGCAGGCACCATCATCATCATACTGATCGAACGAGGGAGGCGACAACGCGCCATCAGTCAAACTCGCGAAAGAATCGCCGCAAACCTACACGACGAACTCGGCGCAAACCTACATGCAATCGGACTTTTCGGCGATCTAGCGAAACAGGAAGTCAACGAGACGGATCAAAGCGGCAGGTGGGATCAACTGGTGCACTATGTGGAAGAAATCCGCACACTCACCACCCATGCGGGGAAAACCGCTAAATACTGCACAAACATGCTGGAAGCCAAGGGGCTCCACACCAACCTCGTCGTAGAAATCAAGAGGACGGCAGAACTACTCAGCAACGATCTGGATCATGAGCTCTCGTTTGAGAACGAAGAGCTACTGCAAAGCCTCCCAGCCCGCAAACGAATCGACCTCGCTCTTTTCTACAAAGAATGCATCACTAACATCATTCGCCACGCCAACGCCACCCACGCAAAAACCACCGTAGTCGCCAGCAAAAAAGAAACCTGCCTAAGCGTAAGCGATAACGGACAAGGCGTCGAAACCTCTCCCGCCTCACTCAAACGTCGCGCTCGGCTGCTCAAAGCAAAATTAACCGTCGAACCCCCCGCCGACGGCGGAACCACAATCACCCTGCGACTACGCCACCGCTCGCGCTCCCTATAA